A part of Schistosoma mansoni strain Puerto Rico chromosome W, complete genome genomic DNA contains:
- a CDS encoding putative cadherin yields the protein MNSHLHSLSSSQSSVSPNRNITAFANQQETFWPFILDDFLIKLAKPLDREMICLLQTESLRHSVNRNDPSIASYSDTSQVCLPGACCKLLHVNIITSPTELPTPFYIQVAVQDINDNPPRFPPLHTPYIVIREDIKLDEKIWLPQASDADSDQFNVAEYRAINWIHGNQSHFRLGVSDSNDLNNDFIGDVHEIPSSINLNSHLGKPYLTITEGLDRELIDLYSFTLIAIDGGGNIPVSNTPDMNKALTGSVSIIIKISDVNDNHPTFEQNAYRAEVAENSVNSPIIEFVLIDRDIGDNGRVTIVIDDPTGQAQHLFRTYYKGSLQIISPLDAERHLNLLRFHLVANDHGQPILSSRCEIQIRIINVNDNPPKIVFLNNGKRLSDGRISLPEVETPQRAIVALVHVTDDDSPIEQIRCHLIKEDDMFSFEETGSTNFLTHQQTQQSYNLFNEAIGIHSTYKQYVIRTRKIPDREEKHFYTVTVECIDDEGQYALSRNASLHITITDINEHKPIFTKSIFTGQVIENQLHAEVHMLTPIHATDLDVGVNALITYSLVNPYDTAFFRIDPITGKLWTIQSLDCENRSEYHLVVIARDSGSPVPLSSSANIVITVEDTNDNVPEFLNTHYLFEVAENAPGGTEIGVVEAIDKDVTIINQRVRYNLRGNNEDLKLITIDRNSGTLRTRRPIDRESRSSISLIVEAENEVPIHRSPSARNDNFNTIMNHIGTEASVVITILNLNDNRPEFMLIEPHRSHVTFTWEQLNPLIIPKQNQLNATTVHLKSDNQFGKKEKPIKEENQELSSLENANPVCEPLPHRVIDRDMESDSMLDCCILELLDNYNGLFALIPQAPSVLCAMYRPPSPQTYKLTLIAKDGLTNDSLSSQVHFTVIIRSDPNLRISERKNNNHRSDQLGIDYLTEKQSNFDQNKLHNDLTNNNFNYGERDRLNKDYLHRSLNLDGSANSGLLYPSGLSTSVSTSQQYKLNHSKSYGSAQQTIIIIVMASIAGVLCVLLLVAIVLTKRCTFDTVSTSIANAKDFNKEEPNNQNESAVGMKCPSSTSSSPSKTKTFHSFPVNIHHIHSNPDYYAKEMIYHHPVGLASSETPYDISLETMKPPNTVTFLNNYTPFVPLNLRSNNTQLRAISMNSPQTRRIQCQIPIENDLYQEQKSTIKSTTCHNPWSQSYSPTKNQTYMQIFHLLLFSMIDIE from the exons ATGAATAGTCATTTGCACTCATTATCGTCATCTCAATCATCAGTATCGCCTAACAGAAATATAACAGCATTTGCGAATCAACAAGAAACTTTCTGGCCATTTATCTTAGACGACTTTTTGATTAAACTAGCAAAACCGCTTGATCGTGAAATGATCTGTCTTTTACAAACTGAATCCTTAAGGCATTCAGTCAACCGAAATGATCCGTCGATTGCATCTTACAGTGATACTAGTCAAGTTTGTTTACCTGGAGCTTGTTGTAAACTATTGCATGTAAATATAATTACAAGCCCAACAGAATTGCCTACACCATTCTATATTCAAGTAGCTGTGCAAGATATTAATGATAATCCACCACGATTTCCGCCACTTCATACACCATATATTGTAATAAGAGAAGATATCAAATTGGATGAGAAGATATGGTTACCTCAAGCTTCTGATGCAGATAGTGATCAATTCAATGTAGCGGAATACCGTGCAATTAATTGGATACATGGGAATCAAAGTCACTTTCGACTAGGCGTTTCAGAttcaaatgatttaaataatgatttCATTGGTGATGTTCATGAAATACCAAGTAGTATAAATTTAAATTCTCATTTGGGTAAACCTTATTTGACTATAACAGAAGGACTGGATCGTGAACTAATTGATTTATATTCCTTTACACTAATCGCTATTGATGGTGGTGGAAATATTCCAGTTAGTAATACGCCAGATATGAACAAGGCTCTTACTGGATCTGTCAGcattatcattaaaatatctGACGTTAACGATAATCATCCAACATTTGAACAAAACGCATATCGTGCTGAAGTTGCTGAAAATTCAGTGAATTCACCAATTATTGAATTCGTTTTAATCGATCGTGATATAGGAGATAATGGTCGAGTGACTATAGTTATCGATGATCCTACTGGACAAGCTCAACATCTTTTCC GAACATATTATAAGGGATCATTACAAATAATTAGTCCATTAGATGCTGAAAGACATTTAAATTTGTTAAGATTTCATTTAGTTGCTAATGATCATGGTCAACCAATATTAAGTTCTCGTTGTGAAATACAAATAAGAATAATTAATGTAAATGACAATCCACCtaaaattgtatttttaaataatggTAAACGATTATCTGATGGACGTATTTCATTACCGGAAGTGGAAACACCACAAAGAGCTATAGTTGCTTTAGTTCATGTAACCGATGATGATTCACCAATTGAACAAATTCGTTGTCATTTAATTAAAGAAGATGATATGTTTTCATTTGAAGAAACTGGTAGTACAAATTTTCTTACACACCAACAAACTCAGCaatcatataatttatttaatgaagCTATTGGAATTCATTCAACTTATAAGCAATATGTTATTCGTACAAGAAAAATTCCAGATAGAGAAGAGAAACATTTTTATACA GTTACCGTTGAATGTATTGATGATGAAGGTCAATATGCGTTATCACGAAACGCCAGTCTACATATCACTATTACAGATATTAATGAACATAAGCCAATATTTACAAAAAGCATATTCACAGGTCAAGTAATAGAAAATCAACTACATGCAGAAGTACACATGTTGACACCTATTCATGCAACAGATCTTGATGTAGGCGTTAATGCATTAATCACCTACAGTTTAGTTAATCCATATGA tacTGCATTCTTTAGAATAGATCCAATCACAGGGAAATTATGGACTATTCAATCACTGGATTGTGAAAATCGCAGTGAATATCATTTGGTTGTGATTGCAAGAGATTCTGGATCACCTGTACCACTTTCTTCAAGTGCAAATATTGTCATTACAGTGGAAGATACAAATGATAATGTGCCGGAATTTCTGAATACACACTATCTATTTGAG GTAGCTGAAAATGCACCAGGTGGTACAGAAATCGGTGTTGTCGAAGCTATAGACAAAGatgtaacaataataaaccAACGTGTACGTTACAATTTACGTGGTAATAATGAAGATTTGAAATTGATTACGATTGATCGAAATAGTGGTACATTAAGAACTCGACGTCCGATTGACAGAGAATCCAGATCTTCTATATCACTTATAGTAGAAGCAGAAAATGAAGTACCAATTCATCGTTCACCATCTGCAAGAAACGATAACTTTAACACGATCATGAACCATATTGGTACAGAAGCAAGCGTAGTAATCacaattttaaatttaaatgacaATCGACCTGAATTCATGTTAATTGAACCACATCGTTCACATGTCACATTTACTTGGGAACAGTTAAACCCATTAATTATACCGAAACAAAATCAACTAAATGCCACTACAGTACATTTGAAATCTGACAATCAATttggaaaaaaagagaaaccaaTCAAAGAAGAAAATCAAGAATTATCCTCCTTAGAAAACGCTAATCCTGTATGTGAACCTTTGCCTCATCGTGTGATTGATAGAGATATGGAATCGGATTCTATGCTGGACTGTTGTATTCTTGAATTATTAGATAATTACAATGGATTATTTGCATTGATCCCACAAGCTCCAAGCGTGTTATGTGCTATGTATAGACCTCCAAGTCCACAAACCTATAAACTAACGCTTATAGCAAAAGATGGTTTGACGAATGACAGTCTATCATCTCAA GTCCATTTCACAGTGATCATTCGTAGTGATCCAAATCTTAGGATATCAGAAAGAAAGAATAATAATCATCGTTCGGATCAGTTAGGTATAGATTATTTAACAGAAAAACAGTCAAATTTTGATCAGAACAAATTACACAATGATTTGACAAACAATAATTTCAATTATGGTGAACGTGATAGATTAAATAAAGATTATCTACACAGATCGTTAAATCTTGATGGCAGTGCTAATTCTGGATTATTATATCCTTCAGGACTATCAACATCAGTGTCTACATCACAACAATACAAATTAAATCATTCTAAATCGTATGGATCTGcgcaacaaacaataataattattgtgatGGCTTCGATTGCTGGAGTGTTATGTGTTTTGTTATTAGTAGCTATTGTTTTAACAAAACGTTGTACATTTGATACTGTATCAACATCAATAGCAAACGCAAAAG ATTTTAATAAAGAAGAACCAAATAATCAAAATGAGTCAGCTGTTGGGATGAAATGCCCCAGTTCAACTAGTTCATCACCATCCAAAACAAAG ACTTTTCATTCATTTCCCGTAAATATTCATCATATTCACTCAAATCCTGATTATTATGCAAAAGAAATGATCTATCATCATCCTGTTGGACTTGCATCAAGTGAAACACCTTATGATATTTCACTTGAAACTATGAAACCACCTAACACTGTAACATTTTTAAACAACTacacaccatttgttcctttaaaTTTAAGATCAAACAATACTCAACTAAGAGCTATATCAATGAATTCTCCACAAACTAGACGGATACAATGTCAAATTCCAATTGAAAATGATTTATATCAAGAACAAAAATCTACAATTAAATCCACTACATGTCATAATCCTTGGTCCCAATCATATTCACCAACAAAAAATCAAACTTATATGCAA